Proteins encoded in a region of the Leishmania major strain Friedlin complete genome, chromosome 14 genome:
- a CDS encoding delta-4 fatty acid desaturase: MNQCCHSHLSTLEPMPDLKKDVLSIDGIYYDTEKLALMHPGGAMVVRLCNGRECTAIFLSYHRRRFPHALYEKYQVPKDQVHPDSLIEQRQQPSYDSYLQLCKRIQPIIAPTKGFAPWYFYLKAATWLAVMLGLDLYSLFYRRAYFLTVIQSLSMAMVGLNVQHDANHGALSCDWRVNRILGLSQDLLGGSSISWIVNHDYVHHVYTNEPGRDADLEIPLLRLHSGIPVRLAHCLQQFYIFFLEAVFGPVHVLFNIIFLAKGPSEKQRLIKTQWVVSLCMLSIIPYRLLCNFLHATSFCDGLMSCVLQYAFGGFYLAYFFLLSHNFDGAKKVGTSDGQDFVACQVETSCNFGGWWWGQINGGLNFQIEHHLFPRVHHGYYAYLAPIVREFCEERGFTYTHYQTIKENMMSTFRHMEQYGRGREKRKSA, from the coding sequence ATGAACCAGTGTTGCCACTCCCATCTATCCACTCTCGAACCCATGCCCGACCTCAAGAAGGATGTGCTGTCTATCGACGGCATCTACTACGACACGGAGAAGCTGGCGCTAATGCACCCTGGCGGTGCGATGGTGGTGCGCCTCTGCAACGGCCGGGAGTGCACGGCTATTTTCCTGTCctaccaccgccgccgcttccccCACGCGCTCTACGAAAAGTACCAGGTGCCAAAGGATCAAGTGCACCCCGACAGTCTAATCGAGCAACGCCAGCAGCCGAGCTACGACAGCTACCTGCAGCTGTGCAAGAGGATTCAACCGATTATTGCACCAACCAAGGGTTTTGCACCGTGGTACTTCTACCTAAAGGCGGCGACCTGGCTAGCGGTGATGCTCGGGCTCGATCTCTACTCCCTGTTCTACCGCCGCGCGTATTTCTTGACCGTTATCCAGTCGCTCTCTATGGCCATGGTCGGCCTGAACGTTCAGCACGACGCCAACCACGGCGCATTGAGCTGCGACTGGCGCGTCAACCGCATTCTGGGGCTCTCGCAGGATCTGCTTGGTGGTAGCAGTATCAGCTGGATTGTGAACCACGACTACGTTCACCACGTCTACACTAATGAGCCGGGGCGTGACGCCGACCTCGAAATACCGTTGCTTCGCCTGCACAGCGGCATCCCGGTCAGGCTGGCTCACTGCTTGCAGCAGTTCTACATCTTCTTTCTCGAGGCCGTCTTTGGTCCGGTGCACGTGCTCTTCAACATTATCTTCCTCGCCAAGGGCCCGAGTGAGAAGCAGCGTCTCATCAAGACGCAGTGGGTCGTGAGCCTGTGCATGCTCTCCATCATCCCGTACCGTCTCCTGTGCAACTTCCTGCACGCAACAAGCTTCTGCGACGGCCTGATGAGCTGTGTGCTGCAGTACGCGTTTGGCGGCTTCTACCTCGCCTACTTTTTCCTCTTGTCGCATAACTTCGACGGCGCCAAGAAGGTCGGCACAAGCGACGGACAGGACTTCGTCGCTTGCCAGGTGGAGACGAGCTGCAACTTTGGTGGCTGGTGGTGGGGTCAGATAAACGGTGGTCTCAACTTCCAGATTGAGCACCACCTATTCCCACGAGTGCACCATGGTTACTACGCCTACCTGGCGCCGATTGTGCGCGAGTTCTGCGAGGAACGTGGCTTCACCTACACCCACTACCAGACGATTAAGGAGAACATGATGAGCACGTTCCGCCACATGGAGCAGTACGGACGTGGTCGGGAGAAGCGGAAGAGCGCCTAG